Proteins co-encoded in one Pseudophryne corroboree isolate aPseCor3 chromosome 1, aPseCor3.hap2, whole genome shotgun sequence genomic window:
- the LOC134948809 gene encoding putative nuclease HARBI1, translating into MSYAPAILSLNAKFTGSSHDAYVIRQSGIWHRLRSSQRADMWLLGDRGYPCTPWLMTPYRNPRPGPQTAFNSALTATRQLVERTIGVLKGRFRVLHRTGGDIMYSPEMASKIVVLCAILHNIAVRSSVELPQTEELPDEEPGVVRHFGGGSVTRRGSQVRASIVAEFFS; encoded by the exons atgtcttacgctcctgca atcctttccctgaacgccaagtttactggaagttcccatgatgcgtatgtcattagacaatcagggatatggcacagattaagatcaagtcaacgagcagacatgtggttattgg gagaccgtggatatccttgcaccccctggctcatgactccttaccgtaatcccaggccaggaccacagacggcatttaactccgcgcttactgccactaggcagctggtggagcgcacaattggggtccttaaagggcggtttcgtgtgctccaccgcactggtggcgacatcatgtattcgccggagatggcaagtaaaatagtggtcctgtgcgctatactccacaatatcgcggtaaggagtagcgtagagcttcctcagacagaggaattgcctgatgaggagccaggggttgtccgacacttcggtggggggagtgttacaaggagggggagccaagtcagggcaagcattgttgctgaatttttcag ctga